In a genomic window of Zingiber officinale cultivar Zhangliang chromosome 9B, Zo_v1.1, whole genome shotgun sequence:
- the LOC122022903 gene encoding ras-related protein Rab7-like, with translation MASLRGPPAAAIPPPPPRGGRVHAMTREDAQPFSAVNGLLSAFSGLLNLTIRYVHKKFTQQYKVTIGADFVTKEILVDDRLVTLQIWDTAGEERFQSLGVAFYRGVDCCILVYDVNVRRSFDTLDNWHDEFLNQVQSIISLAF, from the exons ATGGCGAGCTTACGCGGCCCGCCGGCCGCGGCgatacctcctcctcctccgagaGGCGGGCGTGTTCATGCGATGACGAGAGAGGATGCGCagccgttttccgcg GTCAACGG CCTTCTATCTGCATTTAGTGGTCTCTTAAACCTCACCATTAGATATGTGCACAAAAAGTTCACGCAGCAGTATAAGGTCACCATTGGCGCTGATTTTGTCACCAAGGAAATTCTTGTTGATGACAGACTCGTTACCTTGCAG ATTTGGGATACTGCAGGAGAAGAAAGATTCCAGAGTCTTGGTGTTGCATTCTATAGAGGAGTTGACTGCTGCATCTTGGTCTATGATGTTAATGTCCGAAGATCATTTGACACTCTTGATAATTGGCATGATGAATTTCTTAATCAGGTCCAAAGTATTATCTCTTTGGCTTTCTAG